The DNA region ACATCAAAACCTGACTCACTTAAAAATACATACAGTTAATGCACAATGTATAAATTTAAAACTTCCATATAACCCATATTCCCTTACAGCATTTCATTTTAACTTCATATATATTTGAACAATTAACAAAACAGAActgcaaagaaagagagagagagagagaaagatagagcgagaaaaaaaaatgtcacatgcgtacaacgatataaggaaaataaaaatagaatttcacaagactttactttttgaataaagtgcacatttcattgttactgacttatgtaaagggtaatattattcccccgccttctgaaagagagaagtcgagtattcttttattatgcgagaaaagtgacaatatgttgaattttctttattctttctttatgtcTTTGTACATATGTGGCATCACAAggtatagtagtcttctcatccaaccgtgactgagcagaaacttcaaaaattcatatcttttgaacagattgtctgattttcctcaaactctcaccgatgtgttctactgttgctgcattcactcaacccacatgtctatgaaggtgaacttgtcctttaaaatcaAGTTCATGAGGCAGAGCACCTTATGCATGTGTAAGTGAGAAACATGTCTCATGTGTAAGGACTGTCTTTTTCTTCAGCCGGTCGTGGCTGCTGCAGAAAACCCACATGCTGAGCATGGCTTGACAGAGAATGTACAGAAGATAATCGCGACTGAGAAGGCGGAGGTGGAGAAACAGAGCAGACCCAAGGTCGACCTCCAGTCACTGACAACCAGGAACTACTTGGACACCACTGTGGTCCCCATCCTCCTGCAGGCCATGTCAGCCTTGGCTAAGGAGAGGTACAGTGTAGACTGCCACTTATCTTGAATCTATGCCTAGCATGAACCTTCCCCagctatcccccccccccccccttaataaAAAGACATCAAATAGATAggataaaagaatgaaaattagcaagaaataaagacatgaaaaatttcaaaagaaatataatacaaTAGATAATTAAATTAATTTAAAAATAGAAGAGTAATGATAATTTGATAAATTGAATAAGATTAACATAAGAGTGCGCTGAGAGACGTCagttttaaccctaactaggccgggctatttaggaagatcatagagccgggggggggggcctcccaggccccccctccagatctcggccgtcgaccgcgcgttcgtgacgaaaattggcacacacattgcctatgatgtaatctaaagtatcATGaagttgaatttaaaaaaaaataatcatttatgctaaattatgctaatttatgcgtgatgatgcatgaaatcagacaatttggtataaatcactaaataaagctcaaaatgggcacattttttgtgtaaatattctttttagtgtcctgagcaaatataagagaaaaaaattgtgccatcagaaaaaatttcttaagtatttgattgttttttgaatttcttatgtatttctttgttttttcgactttatgtttttcattgttttttcgatgaaacttgtttgcgacattgttccgaacaagaaaatatattaataattgattttaatcaataatacccccaaataatcatgcttttgtgaaatttgcctgtaagcacagtttgcattgaaattgtacacaaattcacgtttttgagcaatttttggtctgacatgcacatacatatttatgcgcaacttcgaaACCGcacgcccgggcatcgcaaatttggtgtcaaaagatgcgggagacttgaaagaaaaaagtcatgaaacgtcgtggcgatagcttttcgcgttagcgctacatcgcgcggaacgtcgaggggggggcctcggaggccccccccccccggcctagttagggttaagcgttatataaataaatgttggatgtttattattattatcatgattatcagaaattaaaaaaggtaaaaaagtTAACAAATTACTATTGTTCCCCTTTGTTATTGCTATCCCCTGAGATATATTTATAGGTTTTATATTTATAGGTTTTCAcgtaagtttgaagaaaatgtgattgtacatgtattctgtaTTGATTGTATCCCCTGATAACAAAATGATGATTTAAATTCACTGTATCCTTAGTACAAATtatgcacatgtacacacagcctatgcattttcatcatgtttttgtttgtttacttttaaaagaaatcttttgataatgaaataaaaagacttATTGTGGGAGTGCCCTAAACTGTCTTGGATTTGTCTTTTCTTCACAGTCAATTCCCTAGAATACAAAATTTATACtctttttcatgtcatttttctgTGAACAGACCTCCAAACCCAATTGACTACCTAGCAAACTACCTCCTGAAGAACAAAGATCAGTTTGAAAACAGCTAGGCAGGACCTCTTGTGCAGATACGGGACGGATGAAGATTCTGGATCATGCAGCAATATTTAATACTTTCACATTAGCACTTGAATAGCAAAGGATTTAATGCCACGACtgtatgtttttcttcatttctctctATTATTGAATGGCTCCTTCGTGAAGTAGGATTTTCAATTAAGTCTTGGGACAGACATATTACGAATGTTGTGTAGACGGAGTCTTGTGTTTCACCTTTCAGTAGCACTATCTAGGTAGGGAGCATGTTTTTGATGTGATTAATTGTGCATGTGTTGAAATATTTTCCTGTTTTCAGATTTTTGTAGATCACTATGTTTATTGTGtcacattttgtaaaatttgaagtGGAGATATATGTGTAAAGATGTATTCCAGACGAATCCAGATACTTATGAAGAGTTTATATGTGTAGAAAGTGTCAAGAGATTATGTCATGTCCTATTTCACATTGCTACCTTCACGTGTAATCGGTTTGCTGGACTATGGATAGGTTAAACACACTATCATATTATCATCTTTGATGtatacccaaaaaaaaagacttacctTCGTACGCTACTTGTACAGATGTATACAGATATGTGGTAGCTGTTCCACATGATAATCAGATTTTATTAAATTTGCTTTCCTGTATAGAT from Diadema setosum chromosome 1, eeDiaSeto1, whole genome shotgun sequence includes:
- the LOC140227409 gene encoding protein dpy-30 homolog, with the protein product MAEGEQAPQVAETPVLSQEPAPVVAAAENPHAEHGLTENVQKIIATEKAEVEKQSRPKVDLQSLTTRNYLDTTVVPILLQAMSALAKERPPNPIDYLANYLLKNKDQFENS